From one Chryseobacterium sp. 3008163 genomic stretch:
- a CDS encoding MFS transporter — protein sequence MSETDIQPSQNIKNNPKIMKAWAVYDWANSVYSLVITSAIFPIYYTILTTAYNKKEYVAAANEVQEIPVRNMIKVFGETYEPEAVLSFSYAISFFLVVLLSPFLSSLADTIGNKKSFLQFFCYLGATSCMGLAMFTGMENIFLGLLFSITASVGFWGSLVFYNSFLPDIATPEKQDALSAKGYIYGYLGSVVLLIICLVLIQVVAKGAEQTNIYIRVSFLLTGAWWFGFSQYTFKHLPQFGDVKEKLPKDLVLLNYKNIFKRHEEQGGFFEVLKDNISFYKDIAKESFRELFRVGSKLFADKSLKFFLLSFFFYSVGMQTIFLMAVPFGSTDIFPKQADKYKLIITILVIQIIAIFGAFLFSRLSKKIGNKNVITIAVIIWIVCCISAFSLNKENPNLQLQFYALAGLIGLVMGGLQAMSRSTYSKLLPENSMENTTYFSFYDVLEKIAIICGMLIFSVIIQKFGNMQYAFIAMSTFFAAGAITIRFLKSKV from the coding sequence ATGTCTGAAACTGATATTCAACCTTCACAAAACATAAAAAACAACCCAAAGATCATGAAAGCCTGGGCAGTCTACGACTGGGCAAATTCTGTTTATTCTTTAGTGATTACGTCCGCAATTTTCCCTATCTATTATACCATTCTGACCACTGCCTACAACAAAAAGGAGTATGTAGCAGCGGCGAATGAAGTTCAGGAAATTCCGGTGAGAAATATGATTAAAGTTTTTGGGGAAACGTATGAACCGGAAGCGGTCTTGAGTTTTTCTTACGCAATCTCTTTCTTTTTGGTTGTGCTTTTATCGCCATTTTTATCATCTTTAGCTGATACCATTGGAAATAAAAAGTCATTCTTACAGTTTTTCTGTTACTTGGGAGCAACTTCTTGTATGGGATTGGCAATGTTTACTGGGATGGAAAATATTTTTCTTGGTTTATTATTCAGTATAACTGCAAGTGTCGGATTTTGGGGAAGTTTAGTGTTCTATAATTCATTTTTACCAGATATTGCAACTCCAGAAAAGCAGGATGCACTTTCAGCAAAGGGCTATATTTACGGATATTTAGGTTCGGTTGTTTTATTGATTATCTGTTTGGTTTTAATTCAGGTAGTTGCAAAAGGTGCTGAGCAAACGAATATCTATATCAGAGTCAGCTTTTTATTAACCGGAGCTTGGTGGTTTGGTTTTTCACAATATACTTTCAAACATTTGCCTCAGTTTGGTGATGTGAAAGAGAAACTTCCTAAAGATTTGGTATTATTAAATTATAAAAATATCTTCAAAAGACACGAAGAGCAAGGCGGTTTTTTTGAGGTTTTAAAAGATAACATCAGCTTCTATAAAGATATTGCTAAAGAGAGTTTCAGAGAATTGTTCAGAGTGGGAAGCAAACTGTTTGCGGATAAAAGTTTGAAATTCTTTTTATTAAGTTTCTTCTTTTACAGCGTTGGGATGCAGACGATTTTCCTGATGGCCGTACCTTTTGGAAGTACAGATATTTTCCCGAAGCAGGCAGATAAGTACAAATTAATCATTACCATTTTGGTAATCCAGATTATTGCAATTTTCGGAGCCTTCTTATTTTCAAGATTATCTAAAAAGATTGGGAATAAAAACGTAATTACAATAGCGGTTATCATTTGGATTGTTTGTTGTATTTCTGCGTTCTCTTTAAACAAAGAAAATCCTAATCTTCAACTTCAGTTCTATGCTTTAGCGGGATTGATTGGTTTGGTAATGGGAGGTTTGCAGGCAATGTCTCGTTCTACTTACTCAAAGCTTTTGCCGGAAAACTCAATGGAAAATACGACGTATTTCAGCTTTTATGATGTGCTTGAAAAAATTGCCATCATCTGCGGAATGCTTATTTTCAGTGTGATCATTCAGAAATTCGGGAATATGCAGTATGCTTTTATTGCAATGTCGACATTCTTCGCTGCAGGGGCAATTACGATAAGGTTCTTGAAATCTAAGGTTTAA
- a CDS encoding RNA polymerase sigma factor yields MKNLEENFKLAKKQDRRAQKALYELFSAKMLAVANSYTNNIHDAEDILLNAFLKCFNKIGDCKEWKSFPFWLRKIVVNDSITFVRKNKNILYADIEIVDDYADDEIDERLTEINIEEIFSQMPTGYRLIFNLYVFEDKKHQEIAEIMNISEGTSKSQLSKAKKWIADYLKAKENGQKNTETIKI; encoded by the coding sequence ATGAAGAATTTAGAAGAGAATTTTAAACTTGCCAAAAAACAGGATCGGAGAGCCCAAAAAGCTCTTTACGAATTGTTTTCAGCTAAAATGCTGGCGGTTGCAAATTCTTATACAAATAACATTCATGATGCTGAAGATATTCTGTTAAATGCATTTCTGAAGTGTTTTAATAAAATCGGGGATTGTAAAGAATGGAAAAGTTTTCCATTTTGGCTGAGAAAAATTGTTGTGAATGACTCCATAACTTTCGTCAGGAAAAATAAAAATATTCTTTATGCGGATATTGAAATTGTCGATGATTATGCAGATGATGAGATTGATGAAAGGCTGACTGAAATTAATATCGAAGAAATATTTTCACAAATGCCGACGGGTTATCGATTAATCTTTAATCTTTATGTTTTTGAAGACAAAAAGCATCAGGAAATCGCTGAAATTATGAATATTTCAGAAGGCACAAGCAAAAGCCAATTGAGCAAAGCCAAAAAATGGATTGCTGATTATTTAAAAGCAAAAGAAAATGGACAAAAAAATACTGAAACAATTAAAATCTGA
- a CDS encoding acetyl-CoA C-acyltransferase, translated as MKEVFIVSAVRTPIGSFMGSLSTVPATKLGAEAVKGALDKINLDPKNVQEIYMGNVLQAGEGQAPARQVALGAGLSNETPSTTINKVCASGMKAVTMAAQAIKAGDADVIVAGGMENMSSVPHYYNARNATKLGDVKMQDGMVLDGLTDVYNKVHMGVCAEKCATDYHFTREDQDNFAIESYKRSAKAWSEGKFAEEVVPVSIPQRKGDPIIFSEDEEYKAVNFDRLPTLPTVFKKEEGTVTAANASTLNDGASALILVSKEKMEELGLKPLAKIVSYADAAQEPENFTTAPSKALPIALKKAGLEISDIDFFEFNEAFSVVGLANNKILGLDAAKVNVNGGAVALGHPLGSSGSRIIVTLINVLKQNNGKYGAAAICNGGGGASAIVIENL; from the coding sequence ATGAAAGAAGTATTCATCGTTTCCGCAGTAAGAACTCCAATAGGAAGTTTTATGGGAAGCTTATCAACAGTTCCTGCTACCAAACTGGGAGCAGAAGCAGTAAAAGGAGCATTAGATAAAATTAATCTTGATCCAAAAAACGTTCAGGAAATATACATGGGTAACGTTTTACAGGCTGGCGAAGGTCAGGCACCAGCACGTCAGGTTGCTTTAGGAGCAGGACTTTCAAACGAAACCCCGTCTACTACTATCAACAAAGTTTGTGCTTCAGGAATGAAGGCTGTTACGATGGCTGCACAGGCGATCAAAGCAGGTGATGCAGACGTTATCGTTGCCGGAGGTATGGAAAATATGTCTTCAGTTCCACATTATTATAATGCAAGAAACGCTACCAAATTAGGTGATGTTAAAATGCAGGACGGAATGGTGTTAGACGGTCTTACAGACGTGTACAACAAAGTTCACATGGGTGTTTGCGCAGAAAAATGTGCAACTGATTACCATTTTACAAGAGAAGATCAGGATAATTTTGCTATCGAATCTTACAAAAGATCTGCAAAAGCTTGGAGCGAAGGGAAATTTGCTGAAGAAGTAGTTCCTGTTTCTATTCCGCAAAGAAAAGGAGATCCAATCATTTTTTCAGAAGATGAGGAGTATAAAGCGGTTAATTTCGACAGACTTCCTACACTTCCTACAGTTTTCAAAAAAGAAGAAGGAACAGTTACAGCAGCTAACGCATCTACGTTAAATGATGGTGCTTCTGCATTAATTCTTGTCTCTAAAGAGAAAATGGAAGAATTAGGATTGAAGCCTTTAGCTAAAATCGTTTCTTACGCAGACGCAGCTCAAGAGCCTGAAAACTTTACTACTGCGCCATCAAAAGCTTTACCAATCGCTCTTAAAAAAGCAGGTTTAGAGATTTCTGATATCGACTTTTTCGAATTTAATGAAGCATTCTCAGTAGTTGGTTTGGCAAACAATAAAATCTTAGGATTAGATGCTGCTAAAGTAAACGTAAACGGTGGAGCAGTAGCTTTGGGACATCCGCTTGGAAGTTCTGGATCAAGAATTATCGTTACTTTGATCAATGTTTTAAAACAAAACAATGGTAAATACGGTGCTGCTGCAATCTGTAACGGAGGTGGTGGAGCTTCAGCTATAGTTATTGAAAATTTGTAA
- a CDS encoding zinc metalloprotease produces MKKIILMLGIASAILAGCESDEKIENISEEDQISDVNARRGCASDDVLKEQIANNPELAMRIAQIETFTQAKLNDNFESRMVNGVLEIPVVINVLYKTTAENISQAQIQSQIDILNKDFNATNSDYGNVPAAFSGVKANVGIRFVLDQVIRKSTTKKSWGTSDAMKKTSQGGLNPISPTTKLNLWVCTIGNGILGYAQFPGGASATDGVVIDSKYLGSTGTATYPFNLGRTATHEVGHWMNLRHIWGDATCGNDLVADTPSHNTANYGAPAFPHYSTCSGSPVEMTMNYMDYVDDRAMYMFSTDQKSRMLAIFQSGGPRYSFAQ; encoded by the coding sequence ATGAAAAAGATAATTCTTATGCTAGGAATAGCAAGTGCTATTTTGGCAGGCTGTGAATCTGACGAGAAAATTGAAAATATTTCTGAAGAAGACCAAATTTCTGATGTTAATGCACGTAGAGGCTGTGCTTCTGATGATGTTTTGAAAGAGCAAATAGCAAACAATCCAGAATTGGCGATGAGAATCGCACAAATTGAAACCTTTACCCAGGCAAAGTTGAATGATAACTTTGAATCTAGAATGGTAAATGGTGTTTTAGAAATTCCGGTAGTTATAAATGTACTTTATAAAACGACTGCTGAGAATATATCTCAAGCTCAAATTCAGTCTCAGATTGATATTCTTAATAAAGATTTTAACGCTACAAATTCAGATTATGGTAACGTGCCGGCGGCTTTTTCTGGCGTGAAGGCAAATGTAGGAATTCGTTTTGTGCTAGATCAGGTAATTAGAAAATCTACCACTAAGAAATCTTGGGGAACAAGTGATGCTATGAAAAAAACTTCACAAGGAGGTCTTAATCCTATTTCTCCAACTACGAAACTTAATCTTTGGGTATGTACCATAGGAAACGGTATTTTAGGATATGCACAGTTTCCAGGAGGTGCCAGTGCAACTGACGGCGTTGTTATTGATTCAAAATATTTAGGAAGTACAGGTACTGCGACTTATCCTTTCAATTTAGGAAGAACAGCGACACATGAAGTTGGTCACTGGATGAATCTTCGCCACATCTGGGGAGATGCTACCTGTGGAAACGATTTGGTTGCCGATACTCCTTCTCATAACACAGCAAATTATGGTGCGCCAGCTTTCCCTCATTACAGCACTTGCTCAGGAAGTCCTGTAGAAATGACCATGAATTATATGGATTATGTAGATGACAGAGCAATGTATATGTTTTCTACCGATCAGAAAAGCAGGATGTTGGCAATTTTCCAATCTGGAGGGCCAAGGTATTCTTTCGCTCAATAA
- a CDS encoding mevalonate kinase has translation MTNPLFYAKILLFGEYGIIEDSQGLTLPYSFYKGALKFSSLDSEFEKKSNGHLIKYSEYLQDLELPEGFELNVSEFQKDISKGLFFDSNIPQGYGVGSSGALVAAIFEKYSITKYIPDNISKDQLKNLKKVFGLMESYFHGRSSGIDPLICYMNLPILIENKESVDKVSIPKSEAGKGAIFLIDSGSIGETGPMVQIFFEKMKTEGFRKTLKEEFIRYNNACIDSFLKKDMNPFFRNLKKLSHWAYEHFRPMIPESIFNVWKKGLDSNAYYLKLCGSGGGGYILGFTKDYEKAEKMLDGFHKEVIYRF, from the coding sequence ATGACGAACCCTCTATTTTACGCTAAAATTCTTCTCTTCGGAGAATACGGAATCATTGAAGATTCTCAGGGTTTAACACTTCCGTACAGCTTTTATAAAGGGGCTTTAAAGTTCTCATCATTAGACTCAGAATTTGAAAAAAAGTCTAATGGTCATTTGATCAAATATTCAGAATATTTACAGGATTTAGAACTTCCAGAAGGTTTTGAATTAAATGTTTCTGAGTTTCAAAAAGACATTTCTAAAGGTTTATTTTTCGACAGCAACATTCCTCAGGGTTATGGTGTTGGAAGTTCAGGAGCTTTGGTTGCTGCCATTTTTGAAAAATATTCTATCACAAAATATATTCCTGATAACATTTCTAAAGACCAGTTAAAAAATCTGAAAAAGGTTTTTGGTTTGATGGAAAGCTATTTTCACGGAAGAAGTTCGGGTATTGATCCTTTAATTTGTTACATGAATTTGCCTATTCTTATCGAAAATAAAGAAAGTGTAGACAAAGTTTCAATTCCAAAAAGTGAAGCGGGTAAAGGAGCTATTTTCTTAATTGATTCAGGAAGTATAGGTGAAACCGGACCAATGGTTCAGATCTTCTTTGAAAAAATGAAAACTGAAGGTTTCCGTAAAACGTTGAAAGAAGAATTTATCCGTTACAACAACGCTTGTATCGATTCTTTTCTGAAAAAAGATATGAATCCGTTCTTCAGAAACCTTAAAAAACTATCTCACTGGGCTTATGAACATTTCCGTCCGATGATTCCTGAGAGCATCTTTAATGTTTGGAAAAAAGGATTGGATTCCAATGCTTATTACCTAAAACTTTGCGGAAGCGGAGGTGGTGGTTACATTTTAGGTTTTACTAAAGACTACGAAAAAGCTGAAAAAATGCTTGACGGTTTCCATAAAGAAGTGATTTATAGATTTTAA